The following proteins come from a genomic window of Chanos chanos chromosome 15, fChaCha1.1, whole genome shotgun sequence:
- the arcn1a gene encoding archain 1a, translating into MVLLAAAVCTKSGKALVSRQFVEMTRTRVEGLLAAFPKLMNTGKQHTFVETESVRYVYQPLEKLYMVLVTTKNSNILEDLETLRLFSRVIPEYCRVLEESEIAEHCFDLIFAFDEIVALGYRENVNLAQIRTFTEMDSHEEKVFRAVRETQEREAKAEMRRKAKELQQARRDMERGKKGPGFGGFGSTGISGGPVITDPLIEPEKPKPAPAPVRPSGPSKALKLGARGKEVDDFVDKLKSEGENIILPGTGKRPSEASKSLPPPVNTESVHLRVEEKISLTCGRDGGLQNMEILGMISLRVSDDKNGRIRLLINNNDKKGVQLQTHPNVDKKLFTAESVIGLKNPEKSFPLNNDVGVLKWRLQTTDESLIPLTINCWPSESSTGCDVNIEYELQEEALELNDVIISIPLPSGVGAPVIGDLDGEYRHDSRRSVLEWCLPVVDVKNKTGSLEFSIAGQPNDFFPVSVSFVSKSNFCDIQVTKVSQVDGNSPVRFSMETAFVVDKYEIL; encoded by the exons ATG gtGCTGTTGGCGGCAGCAGTTTGCACCAAGTCTGGGAAGGCGCTGGTGTCTCGGCAGTTCGTGGAGATGACGAGGACGCGCGTGGAGGGCCTGCTAGCCGCCTTCCCTAAGCTGATGAACACGGGCAAGCAGCACACGTTCGTGGAGACGGAGAGCGTGCGCTACGTCTACCAGCCGCTGGAGAAACTCTACATGGTGCTCGTGACCACCAAGAACAGCAACATCTTGGAGGACCTGGAGACGCTGCGCCTTTTTTCACGTGTG ATCCCTGAGTACTGTCGAGTGTTGGAGGAGAGCGAGATTGCCGAGCACTGTTTTGACCTCATCTTCGCCTTCGACGAAATCGTCGCCCTGGGTTACCGAGAGAACGTCAACCTGGCCCAGATTCGAACCTTCACCGAGATGGATTCGCACGAGGAGAAGGTGTTCCGAGCtgtcagagag aCCCAGGAGCGTGAGGCCAAGGCGGAGATGCGGCGGAAGGCAAAGGAGCTCCAGCAGGCCAGGCGGGAcatggagagagggaagaaaggcCCGGGGTTCGGAGGTTTCGGCAGCACGGGGATAAGCGGCGGCCCCGTCATCACAGATCCTCTGATAGAGCCAGAGAAACCCAaacctgctcctgctcctgtcag gcCCAGTGGACCCAGTAAGGCTCTGAAACTGGGCGCCAGAGGGAAGGAGGTGGACGACTTTGTGGACAAGCTCAAGTCGGAGGGAGAGAATATCATCCTCCCCGGCACGGGCAAAAGACCGTCAGAAGCATCCAAGTCCCTGCCCCCCCCAGTCAACACAGAGAG TGTGCACCTGAGGGTGGAGGAGAAGATCAGTTTGACCTGTGGGAGGGACGGAGGCCTGCAGAACATGGAGATCCTGGGCATGATCTCCCTCAGAGTGTCAGACGACAAGAACGGACGAATCAGGCTGCTCATCAACAATAACGACAAGAAGGGCGTCCAATTACAG acCCATCCCAACGTGGATAAAAAGCTGTTCACGGCAGAGTCTGTGATCGGTCTGAAAAACCCCGAGAAATCTTTCCCTCTCAATAATGACGTGGGTGTGCTGAAATGGAGACTACAGACCACAGATGAGTCCCTCATACCACTAACAA TAAACTGCTGGCCCTCGGAGAGCTCCACTGGCTGTGACGTCAACATCGAGTACGAGCTGCAGGAGGAGGCGCTGGAACTCAACGACGTCATCATCTCTATCCCCTTACC GTCAGGGGTCGGGGCCCCTGTGATCGGTGACCTGGACGGAGAGTATCGTCACGACAGCCGGCGGAGCGTTCTGGAGTGGTGCCTGCCCGTTGTGGACGTGAAGAACAAAACGGGAAGCCTGGAGTTTAGCATCGCCGGGCAGCCCAACGACTTCTTCCCCGTCAGCGTCTCCTTTGTATCCAAGAGCAACTTCTGTGACATACAG gTCACCAAAGTGTCTCAGGTGGACGGAAACAGCCCGGTCAGGTTCTCCATGGAAACGGCGTTCGTTGTCGACAAATACGAAATATTGTAA